TCAATTGTTTCTTTTGTATCTGCAGTAGATTTAGTGATAAAAACGTCATCATTTGACATGTCTTTAAATGCAACTAATCTGTAATTTTCTGGGTGAATTCCTTTTTTCATCTTTTCTTTTATTTATTGTTTTAGAGCATTTTTATTTTGAAGCTTTTTCATGATTAGAAAAAGGTGTAAACAACACTACTCTTTTTTGTTTAAAAATTTAATTATTTTTGAGTGTGCAAATTTACAATTCTTTTTTAATAAACAAATACTTAGCTCACTTTTTTTTAGTTTATTTCGAAAAGCTTTTTTTATCTCCGATTATAGTGGGAATTACTATATTTGTGGATTAATTTTAAAACATATAGAAATATGATTAATGAAGTTATAAAAAAGAATGGGGTTACTTATGGAATAATGATCGGAATTGCATCGGCTTTGGTTACGGCTACTATATATGCAATTGATTTAAAACTATTTACAGCTTGGTGGATGGGAATCCTAGGAATCGTAATAAGTATTACAATTAGTATCATTTTACTTTCTAAAACCAAGAAAGAATTAAAAGGCGTTTTTACTTTCAAAGATGCTTTCACCACCTATTTTATAGCCGCAGTAATCGGAATTTTGATTTCTACAACTTTTAACATTGTATTATTTAATGTTATTGATCCAGGAGCAAAAGAAACTTTAAACGAAATCATGATCAAATACACTGTAGGCATGATGCAAAAATTCAACACACCAGCTTCTGCAATTAACGAGGCTGTTGCCAAAATGAAAGAAAGCAGTCCATACTCTACTTTTGAATTATTAAAAGGATCTGCTTTTGCTATTGTTATCAGTGCCATTTTTGGATTAATTTTCGCAGCATTTTTTAAAAGCAAATCTACACAAGAATAAAAATATAAATGAATTTATCTATACTTATACCGCTTCTAAACGAGGAGCAATCACTTCAAGAACTCTATGCATGGATCATTAAAGTGATGCAATCTAACAATTACTCTTATGAAATCATTTTTGTAGATGATGGTAGTACAGATAATTCTTGGCAGATTATTGAAGGCTTTTCTAATGAAAATTCGAATGTAAAAGGCATTCGTTTCATGAAAAACTTTGGAAAATCCCAGGCTTTACATGCTGGTTTTGCAAAAGCTAAAGGTGATGTTATTATTACCATGGATGCCGATTTGCAGGACAGCCCTGATGAGATTCCAGAATTATATGACATGATTACAAAAGAAAGATTCGATTTGGTTTCTGGATGGAAAAAGAAACGTTACGATTCTGTTGTTGCCAAAAATCTTCCTTCAAAGCTATTTAACTGGGCCGCTAGAAAAACTTCTGGCGTTGAGCTAAATGATTTCAACTGTGGCTTAAAAGCATATAAAAATGTCGTAGTTAAAAATATTGAAGTTTCGGGCGAAATGCACCGCTACATCCCTGTTTTGGCAAAAAATGCCGGATTCGGAAAAATTGGAG
This portion of the Flavobacterium panacagri genome encodes:
- a CDS encoding DUF4199 domain-containing protein, which translates into the protein MINEVIKKNGVTYGIMIGIASALVTATIYAIDLKLFTAWWMGILGIVISITISIILLSKTKKELKGVFTFKDAFTTYFIAAVIGILISTTFNIVLFNVIDPGAKETLNEIMIKYTVGMMQKFNTPASAINEAVAKMKESSPYSTFELLKGSAFAIVISAIFGLIFAAFFKSKSTQE
- a CDS encoding glycosyltransferase family 2 protein gives rise to the protein MNLSILIPLLNEEQSLQELYAWIIKVMQSNNYSYEIIFVDDGSTDNSWQIIEGFSNENSNVKGIRFMKNFGKSQALHAGFAKAKGDVIITMDADLQDSPDEIPELYDMITKERFDLVSGWKKKRYDSVVAKNLPSKLFNWAARKTSGVELNDFNCGLKAYKNVVVKNIEVSGEMHRYIPVLAKNAGFGKIGEKVVIHQARKYGETKFGMERFINGFLDLITIWFLSRFGKRPMHLFGAMGSIMFIIGFLAAGYIGVSKLYHMYNGMKYSLVTSNPWFYIALTTMILGTQLFLAGFLGEIILRTKNNEERYKVAREVNF